The genomic interval CGTGGTCATGAACAACGACTGCGTCCAGGCCAGCCGAAACGAAACCGCTAAAAATGCTTCCTCTTTAGCGTTCAATTGCTTCAGCGAGCCGCCCCAGCTGCCCTCGATAAGCATTTCAAGGGGGAAGTCGCGATTAATTTCACCGGTTCGTTTGCCAAATGTAAAGGTCATGCCGGCGAAGGCATGATAGGTTGTTAATTTCGTACCGACGCCGGTATGCAGCGTTAAATCAAAAGCTTTTAAATCAAAAAATTTATCCGCGACATAGTACACGCCGTAAGGAAGTCCAAAGCCGATTGCCATGGCGACATGGTGGTTGTCTTTTATCATCGGCATGATTTGATATTTGAGCGACAGGAATATCGGGGCTACTGAAACATTCAACTCCGGGTGGCCGTGCGCAATGAAAACGCCGCCAAACTCCCGGGAGCTGGCATAAAACGGCGTGTTGGTCAGAGCCAGCTCAAGTCCCCTTATTTTGGGGCCAAAACTGCTGGTCACGGAAAATGGCTCCAAGGTCAAATCTGCGCCTGCTGACGGTTTTGCAAGGTAACTAAAACTAAGTTGCCCGGGTGCAAGCGTCTGTGCGGTTGGGATAAAAGTTAACCCGGAAAAGCCGTAGTAGGATTGGGCTCTCATACTCGAGCCGGAGTATTGGGCGAATGCGGTTGATGTGCAAGTGATTATTATCAAAACTGTAATTAGATTTTTCATTTAACTCACCTTGTTTTTCTGTTGACAGGACTGCCTTAATTTAAAAAGCCCATTCCTGGCACGGACTCTTCAAACTTCAAAAGCGACTCATTTGAGTTCCTCTAAAGACACTTCTTCCCACACTTCCCCGGGGTGCGCTGCTCCAACTCCAGCGCCGATCCCCGTGCCAAGGAGACCCAGAAATGCTCCCGCATAAATGCCGAGTATAGTGGAGCAGCCATCCGGATTAGTTATATCAGCAACTCCAAAGGGGCACTCTCCCCATCCTGCTACCACGCCAAAGATGGCCCCCAAGCCGGCCCCGACCAGAAATCCAACTTTAGCTCCTTTGCCCAAATTCGACTTTCTGCCACGGCTCAATTCAAGTTTCTTCAAAAATTCGAACGGAATAAAAAATGATTCATCCCAGCCCTGGGCTCTAATTACCAGAGTATCTCTGTTTAATGTGACAACTCTTCCCACATACCGCAATTTTTCAATTCTACGAGCACGAGAAATAGAAACCCCTTTCACTCTTTGCAAGAACTTGGAAGCGGTTACTCGAACCCGCTTACCGGGAACAAGTCGAAGGTCATCCTGAGCCAGGAGTTGAATTGAGTTCGCCATGAGAAGCAACGCAGTTATAAAAATACCTCTAAAGTTTTTCATCTTATTTCTCCATCGTTTCTTTATCATCGAAATCATATGTTTCGCTTGTTTTGGTTGCAGCACCATGTATCATTCCAAAAAGTCCAAACGGGACGCCCAAAACCACAATTCCTGCTGTCATAGCTTCTCCTTTCGTAAAACAGAACGAGTCCGCACCGTCACAATCGAAATCCTCCGAATCTTTAAGAATAAAGTAGCCTACGTAGCTCACCCCGATGCCGGCGCCAATTAAGAACCCATGGCCTAATCCTTTACTGGTATTTCTCTTTCTGATTGAGATCGTCTTTATTTCACTTAACAAAGCCCCGGCCGTCGAACCGGTCTCTTTGATATGCCAGAAGACTGAGTCTCCACGAATCGCGATATTCTTCACTTGCAGGGTGTCGCCATTTTGCAGTGCTATTCTTCCCTCCCGGCTCTTTGCCGCGCGGTTTAATTTCTCAGTAGCTGCGTCGCGGTTGTCATCGGAGACAAGAACAAGTTTATTACTCAAGCACCCGTTGGAAATTAGAGTGAGGCTGATTAAACCAATTGTAACGATTGCATTCTTAATTAAAATTTTCATTCTTAAGTCTCTCTCCCAAACCTTGCAGGTTTAATTATTTCGCCAGCAAATGAAACAGCAGCCCAACCACGCCAATCGATGTCACGCCTAAAATATAGCGTTTGGATTTTTTAAAACTCGTTTTCATCACCGATTGCCGGTTCGTTTCGACCTTAATGGTCTCTGTCTTCTTTGCATAGGGTAAAGTAGCGGTTAACTTGTATTCCCCTTTCACAAGGTCATCGATTCGAAAGGGTGTCCGTCCCAAAAACGAGCCATCCAGGGAAACACGGGCATTTGCCGGCGTAGTCATGACCAGAATCGAGCCGGGTTTCTCTTCGAGCTCAAATTTAGTTTCAGATAATTGCTTGTGACTTACCACCACCTCTTTGTGAGCAATGAAATAATCTTCTTTCTCAACTTCGAGAGTATACTCTCCAATCGGCGTGCTGAAGTTCAGAATCGGAGTTTCGCCGATCTCCTGCAAAACCTGTTCTTCTTTTATTAAATAAACGGTCGCGCCTTCCGGCTCAGATGTAATTGAAAGCGTGCCGACTTTTTCTTCAAGAGAAACATCCAGAACCTGGTGCTGGTTTGGCTGGATAAAAACCGAGGTGGTCCATGCTTCATAGCGCTCTTTTTCAACCCGCACGACGATTTCTCCCGGTTGAATGTTTGAAAGTGTGTGCGGCGTTTTAGCCACAAATTTCCCTTTGAAAAAAATGTCCGCATTGCCGGGAGTCGAATGAATGGTCAGCAGGCCGGGGCTGACTTCCAGGATCGCTTTGACATCCGTGGGCCGGAAGCTGCGCACCACGACCTTTTCGGTCCACGCCTCGTAGTCCTCTTTTACCAGGCGGATTTCATGTTCGCCCTCGGCGACAGTTTTCAACGATATCGGGGTTTCTCCGACCGGATTGTTATCGAGGAAAACTCGCGCACCGGCGGGTTCCGAGTAAATGTTCATCGAGCCGGGCTTGGCGATTAGCGAGACTTTAACCGTTCGTTCCATTTTTGACTGCACAGCGATGTCTCCTTGCCAATCTTCATAACCGCCGCGGATGAGTTTCAGATGATAAGCCCCTTCGAGGAGATTTTTGACCAGCAGAGGTTTCTTGCCCTCCGTAAATCCGATGAACTTATTTTCGAGGTAAATTTCAGCGCCGGCCGGTTCCGAGGTGATGCTCAGATTTCCCATCCACTGCCGCAGATAGGTACCCTCCAATTGATTCGCCAAATCTTCCACCACAGTACGGATTTGATTTAAATCATGACAGGTGCCGTAAAGTGCCACCACAATCTCCGAACTTTTGATTTCAACTAAACGCGCGTCAATATGCAGGGTGTTGTTAATCAATGAAATGTCGCCGGTGAGGATGACTTCTACATTGTATATTTTTGCCAATTCCTGTGTTTGCTCTTTGGTCAATCCGGATTCCTGCAAAACTTGTTCGGTGAGAACCTGGTGCAACTCATTGCGTTCGAGCACGATGAAGTTGGTTTGATTTCTTAAAGCCGTTGCCAGCATGGCAGAAACCGTGCGGCCGAACTCAGCTTCCTTTGCCTGGGCATTGGCGTTTGTAAACGGCAAAATCGCGATGTGCGGTTTTTTGCGGTAGGTCTCTTTTATTTCCGCCAGGGTATCGGCTCCCGCAGCCCCTCTCAACGACGGCGATTTCAACATTGCGGTTTCTTGCGCAATAAGCGAGACCGAAAAAATTGTCACACTTAAAATACTTAAGATTATCTTTTTCATAATGACAAAATCCTCTTAATTTTGATTAGCCTTTAGTGCACGATTCAATGGCACTTCTTCCCAACTGTCGCCACGCATTCTTGAGCCTATACAGGCACCGATGAGAATTCCAAGGATTGCGCCAGGTCCAGCCACCACGAGAGCAGCATGCTCCGGTGGGAGATCATTACCCTCTTCATCTGCAATGTAGCCTATCGCTGCACCTGCGATTGCACCGATAAGAAATCCAACACCAGCGCCAGAGCCGATTTT from candidate division KSB1 bacterium carries:
- a CDS encoding PEGA domain-containing protein → MKKIILSILSVTIFSVSLIAQETAMLKSPSLRGAAGADTLAEIKETYRKKPHIAILPFTNANAQAKEAEFGRTVSAMLATALRNQTNFIVLERNELHQVLTEQVLQESGLTKEQTQELAKIYNVEVILTGDISLINNTLHIDARLVEIKSSEIVVALYGTCHDLNQIRTVVEDLANQLEGTYLRQWMGNLSITSEPAGAEIYLENKFIGFTEGKKPLLVKNLLEGAYHLKLIRGGYEDWQGDIAVQSKMERTVKVSLIAKPGSMNIYSEPAGARVFLDNNPVGETPISLKTVAEGEHEIRLVKEDYEAWTEKVVVRSFRPTDVKAILEVSPGLLTIHSTPGNADIFFKGKFVAKTPHTLSNIQPGEIVVRVEKERYEAWTTSVFIQPNQHQVLDVSLEEKVGTLSITSEPEGATVYLIKEEQVLQEIGETPILNFSTPIGEYTLEVEKEDYFIAHKEVVVSHKQLSETKFELEEKPGSILVMTTPANARVSLDGSFLGRTPFRIDDLVKGEYKLTATLPYAKKTETIKVETNRQSVMKTSFKKSKRYILGVTSIGVVGLLFHLLAK